A window of the Lagenorhynchus albirostris chromosome 1, mLagAlb1.1, whole genome shotgun sequence genome harbors these coding sequences:
- the LOC132531863 gene encoding small ubiquitin-related modifier 1-like: MSDQEAKPSTEDLGDKKEGEYIKLKVTGQESNEIYFRVKMTTHLKKLKESYCQRHEVPMNSLRFLLEGQRITDNHTPKELGIEGEDVIEVYQEQTGGHSTV, translated from the coding sequence ATGTCTGACCAGGAGGCAAAACCTTCAACTGAGGATTTGGGGGataagaaggaaggagaatatATTAAACTCAAAGTCACAGGACAGGAGAGCAATGAGATTTACTTCAGAGTGAAAATGACAACACATCTCAAGAAACTCAAAGAATCATACTGTCAAAGACACGAAGTTCCCATGAATTCACTCAGGTTTCTCCTTGAAGGTCAGAGAATTACTGATAATCATACTCCAAAAGAACTGGGAATAGAGGGAGAAGATGTGATTGAAGTTTATCAGGAACAAACAGGGGGTCATTCAACAGTttag
- the LOC132531874 gene encoding LOW QUALITY PROTEIN: eukaryotic translation initiation factor 5-like (The sequence of the model RefSeq protein was modified relative to this genomic sequence to represent the inferred CDS: inserted 1 base in 1 codon): MSVNVNRSVSDQFYRYEMPRLIAKVVGKGNGIKTVIVNMGDIAKALNQRPTYPTKYLGCELGAQTQFDVKNDHYIASGSHEANKLQGMLDGFIKKFVLCPECENPEMDVHVNPKKQTIGNSCKAWGYRGMLDTHHKLCMFILKMPPENSDNGSGKKEKEKKTRKGKDKGNGSVSSSETPPPPPPNEICPPPHAVEEEEDDDWGEDTTEEAQRGRMDEISDHAKVLTLSDDLERTAEERVNILFDFVKKKKEDGSIDPSDKXVAEAERLNVKAMGPLILTEVLFNKKIREQIKKYRYHFLRFCHNNKKAQRYPLHCLECVVATHQAQLISKMPHILKEMYYADLLEEEVIISWSEKASKKYISKELAKEIRVKAEPFIKWLKEAEEESCAGEDEDENIEVMYSKTASVLKVEAVKSDNKDDDIDIDAI; this comes from the exons TCTATCGCTACGAGATGCCTCGTCTGATTGCCAAAGTTGTGGGCAAAGGAAATGGAATCAAGACAGTTATAGTCAACATGGGTGACATAGCCAAAGCGCTTAATCAGCGTCCAACGTATCCCACCAAATATTTAGGTTGTGAACTGGGAGCACAGACCCAGTTTGATGTTAAGAATGACCATTACATTGCCAGTGGATCTCATGAGGCAAATAAGCTGCAAGGCATGTTGGAtggattcattaaaaaatttgttcTCTGTCCTGAGTGTGAGAATCCCGAAATGGATGTGCATGTCAATCCAAAGAAGCAAACAATAGGTAATTCTTGTAAAGCCTGGGGCTATCGAGGCATGCTTGACACACATCATAAACTCTGCATGTTCATTCTCAAAATGCCACCTGAGAATAGTGACAATggttcaggaaagaaagaaaaggaaaagaaaactagaaagggCAAAGACAAGGGAAATGGCTCCGTGTCCAGCAGTGAgacaccacctccaccaccacccaatGAAATCTGTCCTCCTCCACATGCtgtggaagaagaggaagatgatGACTGGGGGGAGGATACAACAGAGGAAGCTCAAAGGGGAAGAATGGATGAAATCAGTGACCACGCAAAAGTTTTAACCCTCAGTGATGATTTGGAAAGGACTGCTGAAGAGCGTGTCAATATCCTGTTTGAttttgttaagaaaaagaaagaagacggTAGTATTGACCCATCTGACA TTGTAGCTGAAGCAGAAAGACTGAATGTAAAAGCCATGGGCCCTCTTATTTTGACTGAAGTTCTTTTTAATAAGAAGATTAGAgaacaaattaagaaatacaGGTACCATTTCTTACGATTTtgtcacaacaacaaaaaagctcaACGGTACCCTCTTCATTGTTTGGAGTGTGTGGTAGCAACGCACCAAGCTCAGCTCATCTCCAAGATGCCACATATCTTGAAGGAGATGTATTATGCAGACCTTTTGGAGGAAGAAGTCATCATTAGCTGGTCAGAAAAGGCCTCTAAGAAATATATCTCAAAAGAACTTGCCAAAGAGATTCGTGTCAAAGCGGAACCTTTTATAAAATGGTTgaaggaagcagaggaagaatCTTGTGCTGGTGAAGATGAAGATGAGAATATTGAGGTGATGTATTCAAAGACTGCCAGTGTACTGAAAGTTGAAGCTGTAAAGTCTGACAACAAGGACGATGACATTGATATTGATGCCATTTAA